One segment of Cryptococcus neoformans var. grubii H99 chromosome 2, complete sequence DNA contains the following:
- a CDS encoding chaperonin GroES: protein MAATFKNIKALQPLLDRVLVQRFKPETKTASGIFLPSSTTQSPLPEATVIAVGPGARNKDGDVTPVSVKPGDRVLLPGWGGSPIKVGEEEFHLFKDAEILAKINE, encoded by the exons ATG GCCGCTACCTTCAAGAACATCAAGGCTCTCCAGCCTCTGCTCGACCGAGTCCTCGTCCAGCGATTCAAGCCCGAGACC AAAACTGCCTCTGGtatcttcctcccttcttctaccacccaatctcctctccctgaAGCCACCGTCATCGCTGTGGGTCCCGGTGCTCGCAACAAGGACGGCGACGTCACTCCCGTCTCTGTCAAGCCCGGAGACAGGGTCCTTTTGCCCGGATGGGGTGGTAGCCCTATCAAGGTCGGCGAAGAG GAGTTCCACCTTTTCAAGGACGCCGAGATTCTCGCCAAGATCAACGAATAA
- a CDS encoding hsp60-like protein gives MNPLRSRAALPRPARLIQNAAVQKRSFASKDVVFGNDARQGMLKGVDVLAKAVSATLGPKGRTVIIGQSFGGPKITKDGVSVAKAITLKDPVENLGARLVQDVASKTNDTAGDGTTTATVLARAIYSEGVKNVAAGCNPMDLRRGAQKAVDKVLEVLVANKKVITTSEEIAQVATISANGDTHVGAIIAQAMEQVGKEGVITVKEGRTIDDEIEITEGMRFDRGFISPYLITDTKNQRVELEKPFILLSEKKISALQDILPSLEIAAQTRRPLLIIAEDIDGEALAAVILNKLRGQLSVAAVKAPGFGDNRKSILGDIAILTGGTVFTDELDVKLEKATPDMFGTTGSVTITKEDTIILNGEGDKNLIQSRCEQIRALINDSSTSDYDRTKLQERLAKLGGGVAVIKVGGSSEVEVGEKKDRYDDALNATRAAVEEGIVPGGGTALLKASTALEDIAVDNFDQKLGISMIRQAIRRPVRTIVENAGEEGSVVVGRLLSDEFAAPEKFNWGYDAQTSQYRDMIAAGILDPLKVVRTALVDASGVASLLTTSEACVVDAEEKTPPPGMGMGGMGGMGGMPGMM, from the exons ATGAACCCTCTCCGATCCCGCGCTGCTCTTCCCCGCCCCGCAAGGCTCATCCAGAACGCTGCTGTCCAGAAGAGGAGCTTCGCCTCCAAGGACGTCGTCTTCGGCAACGACGCCAGGCAGGGCATGCTCAAGGGTGTTGACGTCCTCGCAAAGGCCGTCTCTGCCACCCTCGGCCCCAAGGGCAGAACCGTCATCATCG GCCAGAGCTTCGGTGGGCCCAAGATCACCAAGGACGGTGTCTCTGTCGCCAAGGCTATCACTCTCAAGGACCCCGTTGAGAACCTCGGTGCTCG TCTTGTCCAGGACGTTGCTTCCAAGACCAACGACACCGCCGGTGACGgtaccaccaccgccactGTCCTCGCCCGAGCCATCTACTCTGAGGGTGTGAAGAACGTCGCTGCCGGCTGCAACCCCATGGATCTCCGTCGAGGTGCCCAGAAGGCTGTCGACAAGGTCCTCGAGGTCCTCGTTGCTAACAAAAAGGTCATCACCACTTCTGAGGAGATTGCCCAG GTTGCCACCATCTCCGCCAACGGTGATACCCACGTCGGTGCCATCATTGCCCAAGCCATGGAGCAGGTCGGCAAGGAGGGTGTCATCACCGTCAAGGAAGGTCGAACCATTGACGACGAGATTGAGATTACCGAGGGTATGCGATTCGACCGAGGCTTCATCTCCCCTTACCTCATCACCGACACCAAGAACCAGCGTGTCGAGCTCGAGAAgcccttcatcctcctctccgagaagaagatctcTGCTCTTCAGgacatccttccttctcttgaGATCGCCGCCCAGACCCGTCGACCTTTGTTGATCATCGCCGAGGACATTGACGGTGAGGCTCTCGCTgccgtcatcctcaacaagctcCGAGGTCAGCTCTCCGTCGCCGCCGTCAAGGCCCCCGGCTTTGGTGACAACCGAAAGTCTATCCTCGGTGATATTGCCATCCTCACCGGCGGTACTGTCTTCACTGACGAGCTCGACGTCAAGCTTGAGAAGGCCACCCCCGACATGTTCGGTACCACCGGCTCCGTTACCATTACCAAGGAGGacaccatcatcctcaacgGCGAGGGTGACAAGAACCTCATCCAGTCTCGATGCGAGCAGATCCGAGCTTTGATCAACgactcttccacttccGACTACGACAGGACCAAGCTCCAGGAGCGATTGGCCAAACTCGGCGGCGGTGTTGCCGTTATCAAGGTTGGTGGCTCTAGCGAGGTTGAGGtcggagagaagaaggacaggTACGACGATGCTCTCAACGCCACCCGTGCCGCCGTCGAGGAAGGTATTGTCCCCGGTGGTGGTACTGCTCTTCTC AAAGCCTCTACCGCTCTTGAGGACATTGCTGTCGACAACTTTGACCAGAAACTCGGTATCTCCATGATCCGACAGGCTATCCGACGACCTGTCCGAACCATCGTCGAGAACGCCGGTGAGGAGGGTTCCGTTGTCGTCGGTCGACTCCTTTCCGATGAGTTTGCCGCTCCCGAAAAGTTCAACTGGGGTTACGACGCCCAGACTTCTCAGTACCGAGACATGATTGCTGCCGGTATCCTCGACCCCTTGAAGGTCGTCAGGACCGCCCTCGTCGACGCTTCCGGTGTTGCTAGCTTGTTGACAACTAGCGAAGCCTGTGTTGTTGACGCCGAGGAGAAgactcctcctcctggtATGGGCATGGGTGGTATGGGCGGTATGGGCGGTATGCCCGGTATGATGTAA
- a CDS encoding protein lysine methyltransferase SET5 codes for MTDLTAEAAISPSDDILLPALASLREDHPDKGVLKLLAQLKVDHPEWAVSEKRFRKALQLAPSPGGGETDPKEKALVADTGLDPSIDVKSIAPKVEVKMFAGGKGKGLVAKEELKQGEMLWQEEPWIVTSDPGHYPLLIQSMMCSQCFSLFAHPSPPLSVPCPHCTTAHFCNRLCYTKSLSSSHSPLLCPGLNPDAGSLMGFIRKRGERSVEGVAKILARWRGEREWGAKGKAEEMEKRIWKGMARVSQKRKEMERREWSYISKARMEEWHLIHIMLTNVLNPSPTHENYKPFQRLLISQHPRRSKPAPLTEKEVRRWFSFESFLELLGLVGLNQEDSGGLYALHAHLNHSCEPNIQVRNLPKSYTPPTPDTLPVDLPPPIRAGDKVSNKLTILARHGIQPGEELTISYVNMKMPRDERRQALREGYGFWCACGRCVREKEEPNGEKTE; via the exons ATGACAGACCTCACAGCAGAAGCGgccatctctccttccgacgacattcttcttccagctctcGCATCACTTCGGGAAGATCATCCAGACAAGGGCGTCCTCAAACTTCTCGCTCAGCTCAAGGTTGATCATCCCGAATGGGCCGTCTCTGAAAAGCGGTTCCGAAAAGCTCTTCAACTTGCTCCCTCTCCTGGAGGTGGCGAGACCGacccaaaagaaaaagcgCTCGTGGCTGATACTGGCCTTGATCCTTCCATCGATGTGAAGAGTATCGCGCCGAAAGTAGAGGTGAAGATGTTTGCCgggggaaaaggaaaagggttGGTCGCAAAAGAGGAATTGAAGCAAGGCGAGATGTTATGGCAGGAGGAGCCTTGGATTGTCACTTCTGATCC CGGACATTACCCTCTTTTAATCCAATCCATGATGTGCTCCCAATGtttttccctcttcgcTCACCCATCACCACCTCTCTCTGTTCCCTGCCCCCACTGCACAACCGCCCACTTTTGCAACCGTCTTTGCTACACCaaatctctctcttcttcgcacTCACCTCTTCTCTGCCCAGGACTCAACCCCGATGCAGGTAGCCTGATGGGTTTTATCAGAAAACGAGGCGAAAGGAGCGTTGAAGGTGTCGCCAAGATTTTGGCCCGGTGGAGGGGTGAGAGGGAATGGGGCGCCAAAGGTAAagcggaagagatggaaaaaagGATCTGGAAGGGGATGGCTAGGGTTAGtcagaagagaaaggaaatggaGCGTCGAGAATG GAGTTATATCTCAAAAGCTAGGATGGAAGAGTGGCATCTCATTCACATCATGCTCACCAACGTCCTCAACCCGTCTCCCACTCACGAAAATTACAAGCCTTTCCAACGCTTGCTCATCTCCCAACATCCTCGCCGATCCAAACCTGCGCCTCTGACGGAGAAAGAGGTCAGGAGGTGGTTTTCGTTTGAAAGTTTCTTAGAGTTATTAGGCTTGGTGGGTCTGAATCAGGAGGATTCCGGTGGATTATACGCGTTGCACGCGCATTTGAACCACTCTTGTGAGCCAAACATCCAAGTGCGGAACCTTCCCAAATCGTACACCCCCCCAACGCCAGACACGCTTCCTGTCGATCTACCTCCCCCCATCCGGGCTGGCGATAAAGTCTCGAACAAGCTCACTATCCTTGCCCGTCACGGGATTCAGCCTGGAGAGGAATTAACGATCTCGTATGTCAACATGAAGATGCCTAGagacgaaagaagacagGCGCTAAGGGAAGGTTATGGCTTCTGGTGCGCTTGTGGCAGGTGTgtgagagagaaagaggagccAAACGGTGAAAAAACTGAATAA
- a CDS encoding MAP kinase phosphatase, producing MQPQQHTHNNPSPAARPQPLRVVHSPTIPPPNRGTRTSELAQGPKAPLAAPLPLRITAATSPNRKRPTPLVLGKPREAGPEAGPEDWEIHQEISFAASLGASADHSLDNELQDLSKLRKAVRQNLLARPIDSPLELSGSDQSAFNTPGQQSSFGSSSISMDSIPIEQVFDRVEGGSVLLVDTRPLASFLNSHLPNSIPLSVPTLLSKRFQKSQSQSSPSSISWATLSPFVSLSSARERWDSVDQDKVEIAVICQGEEGRVVKEILKSLIEGRVKVVKGGWAAVLNYERARRTLVSGQTATRPCLDVTSPETDSKPLPPASASNILPPKSAPPCDIPLPPIPASPSPPKSLNHRPSLPSLRPPFTGPTRNLPSLSINAGQASQRRTPKLSLNFDRPLKSATLGGYHDIPPTPHGFSCTRTRPQRSPGLSLNIPHTPFQPQQGQIQDRILEDSRPNGSGSIQTKAHEQSRFPPSSSTFGDAKQIENEGEDMAPNLYDGPAPRAPTSHSPSKSQDYQAARFYSSPSSMNSALPASPPTTRPAVAPFNPSVILPSFLYLGPDIQSESDVQYLFRLGVKRILNVALECDDNQGLSLKERFKYRKVGMRDIVEENGVGKGMRDACEFLDDARLHSAPTYVHCQAGKSRSVTIILAYLIHANAWTLKTSYAYVAERRKGISPNIGFVAELMQWEEKELGVKQSGGVHGDGNGRAKAPGGGGGGGGSRHMEDGGDDEGKGKTHLRDSLPPTWSSSVDTYTRPAKVYSPVGRDDGGEEESGREGRIAVGDEREVRKNGVWMHHRRAPVDRTTLQPGRRVSKAGLESLRPFLITSTDASSSSAAPNNGDNIDSERQVNNGSEARPSPRASPGMGMGGHAMTPAGDGPLKWI from the exons ATGCAGCCCCAGCAACACACCCACAACAACCCATCACCCGCCGCCCGACCACAGCCTCTTCGTGTCGTCCACTCACCCACCATCCCACCTCCAAATCGAGGCACAAGAACTTCAGAGTTAGCTCAAGGCCCAAAAGCCCCATTGGCAGCGCCATTACCGTTGCGCATTACTGCGGCGACGTCTCCAAATCGGAAACGACCGACTCCGCTTGTGCTTGGGAAGCCCAGAGAAGCTGGTCCGGAAGCTGGTCCGGAAGACTGGGAAATACATCAGGAAATATCTTTTGCGGCTTCTTTGGGTGCAAGTGCCG ACCATTCCTTGGACAATGAATTGCAAGATTTATCCAAGCTACGCAAAGCAGTGCGACAAAACCTCCTGGCTCGACCGATTGACTCTCCATTAGAACTGTCCGGTTCTGACCAGTCGGCCTTCAATACACCCGGACAACAATCATCCTTCGGCTCTTCCTCTATATCAATGGATAGCATACCCATTGAACAAGTCTTCGATCGGGTGGAGGGCGGAAGTGTGTTGTTGGTCGACACCCGGCCGCTGGCTTCCTTTCTCAATTCCCATTTACCAAACTCCATCCCACTCTCGGTCCCTACTCTCTTATCAAAACGCTTCCAAAAATCGCAGTCTCAATCAAGTCCTTCCTCTATATCATGGGCGACTCTTTCACCTTTTGTCTCTCTATCAAGCGCTCGAGAACGGTGGGACTCGGTAGATCAAGATAAAGTCGAGATTGCTGTGATTTGTCAAGGCGAAGAGGGTAGAGTTGTGAAGGAGATCTTGAAGAGCTTGATCGAAGGCAGAGTTAAAGTGGTAAAAGGTGGATGGGCTGCAGTACTAAATTATGAAAGAGCCAGAAGAACGCTCGTTTCCGGGCAGACCGCTACCCGCCCCTGCCTCGACGTGACTTCGCCAGAAACCGACAGCaaacctcttccccctGCATCTGCATCCAATATACTCCCTCCAAAATCAGCTCCGCCATGTGATATACCTCTACCACCTATCCCtgcatccccatccccaccaAAATCTCTCAACCACCGTCCTTCATTACCATCACTTCGTCCACCTTTTACAGGGCCTACTCGGAATCTTCCTTCACTCTCGATTAATGCCGGTCAAGCGAGTCAGAGACGGACGCCAAAATTGAGTTTGAATTTTGACAGACCTTTGAAGAGTGCTACGCTTGGTGGCTACCATGATATTCCTCCCACACCCCATGGGTTTTCATGTACGCGAACCAGGCCACAGAGGTCTCCCGGATTGTCGTTAAACATACCCCATACTCCTTTCCAGCCGCAACAAGGTCAGATTCAAGACCGGATATTAGAAGACTCCAGACCCAACGGATCCGGTTCAATACAAACCAAGGCGCACGAACAATCGCGCTTcccgccttcctcttcgacaTTTGGCGATGCCAAGCAGATTGAGAATGAGGGGGAGGACATGGCGCCTAACCTGTATGACGGACCTGCGCCTCGTGCGCCGACATCACACAGTCCCAGTAAAAGTCAAGACTACCAAGCAGCCCGATTCTAttcttcgccatcttcCATGAACAGCGCCCTACCCGCTTCCCCGCCTACGACCCGCCCAGCTGTTGCGCCTTTTAACCCTTCCGTcatccttccatctttcctcTACCTCGGCCCTGACATCCAATCCGAATCCGATGTTCAATATCTTTTCCGATTAGGTGTGAAGCGGATATTGAATGTCGCGTTGGAATGTGATGACAATCAGGGATTGAGCTTGAAAGAGAGGTTCAAGTATAGAAAAGTGGGTATGAGAGATATCGTGGAAGAAAACGGGGTTGGGAAGGGCATGAGAGATGCTTGTGAATTCTTGG ATGATGCTCGCCTTCACTCTGCACCTACCTACGTCCATTGCCAAGCTGGCAAATCACGTTCCGTCACAATAATCCTTGCTTACCTTATCCATGCCAACGCATGGACTCTCAAAACATCCTATGCTTATGTCGCAGAGCGGCGAAAGGGGATTAGCCCAAATATCGGTTTCGTCGCCGAGCTGATGCagtgggaagagaaggaattGGGAGTCAAGCAGAGTGGGGGCGTGCAtggagatgggaatgggagggCTAAAGCTCcaggtggtggaggcggtggtggtggttcAAGGCAcatggaagatggaggtgatgatgagggaaaaggcaagACTCATCTTCGGGATAGTTTACCGCCTACCTGGTCGAGTAGTGTGGATACTTATACCCGTCCAGCCAAGGTATACTCCCCAGTGGGCAGGGAcgatggtggagaagaagaaagtggaagggaaggaaggattgCAGTGGGCGACGAAAGGGAGGTGAGGAAAAATGGTGTCTGGATGCATCATCGGAG AGCACCTGTGGATCGAACCACCCTTCAACCCGGCCGACGAGTCTCCAAAGCCGGTCTCGAATCCCTTCGACCATTCCTGATTACCTCTACCGatgcctcctcctcttctgccgCGCCTAATAATGGTGACAATATCGATAGTGAACGTCAAGTCAATAACGGCTCAGAGGCGAGACCGTCGCCTAGGGCCAGCCCGGGGATGGGTATGGGAGGGCATGCGATGACGCCTGCCGGGGATGGACCCTTGAAGTGGATATAA